One Thermoplasmata archaeon genomic window, GTTGAGCTGTGGATGGGGCGCCACGAGGTGGCCGTCCCTTCCTGGCTGCCGGCACGGCCCTTCGACACGACGGCCGCCCTCGCGGCCATGGTCTCCGGCGCGGCGGCGGACATCTGTCTCGTTCCCGCCGCCATCTCGGACTTCTCGCCCCGGAAGCAGAAGGGCAAGATCCCTTCGCGGGAGGGCTCGATCACGCTGGCTCTGGAGCCCACGCCCAAGGTCCTCGCGGCTCTGCGGAAGGCCACGAAAGGACCTCTCGTGGGTTTCAAGGCCGAGTCGGGCGTGTCCGCGGCGGAGCTCAAGGGAAAAGCGATGGCCCTCCTCAAGGAGGCCGAACTGGACCTCGTCGTGGCAAACGACGTGGCCGCGGTCAAGCGGGACACCACGGCGATCACGATCTTCGACCGCAAGGGCCGCTCCGTCTCCTTCACGGGTTCCAAATCCCTCGCGGCGGAGCAGGTCTGGAGAGCCGTCCTCCATGGTGTCCCAGGGTGAGGCGTTCTGCCCCGGACACGTGACGGCCTTCTTCGAGGTCTGTGACGACCCCGATCCGCGGAGGAAGGGTTCCCGGGGTGCGGGCCTGTCCCTCTCCTTGGGCGTGCGGACCGTGGCCCGCGTGCGCGATGCGTCGAAGGGCTCCTTGGAGATCCTCGTGAACGGGAGAAAGGCGAGGGCCGAGGTCACGGAGGTGGCGGCGCGCAAGGTCCTTGGCGACTCGTCCTACGAGGTGAAGATCCTCAGCGATAACCCCCTTCCCGTATCCCAGGGGTTCGGGGTGAGCTCCGCCGCCGCCCTGAGCACCACGCTCGCCCTGAACGACGCTCTGGGGGCCGGAATCCCGCGGGAAGAACTCGTCGCCCTCGCCCACGTCGCCGAGGTCGAGTGCGCCACGGGACTGGGAGACGTCGTCCCCGCATCCCAAGGAGGCATGGACGTGCGATCGGAGCCGGGCGCCCCGGGGCACGCCCGTGTGCAGAAGGTCGAGGTCCACAAGCAGCTTCTCTTGGCCGTCGTCGGTCCTGAACTCCAGACACGGTCCGTCCTCCGCGATCCCGCGAAGGTCGTCGCGATCAACCGCCACGGCGGGTCGTGCGTCCGCGAGTTCGCCGAACGCCCGACGTTCGAACGCCTCTTCGATCTCGGCAACCGCTTCGCCGAGGAAACGGGCCTGGCGAGCAAGACGGTCCTCGAGGTTGTCCGCGCGAGCCGCATGTTCGGCCGCGCCTCCATGGCCATGCTGGGCAACTCGATCTTCGCGGAAGGCGGCCGGGAGGAACTCGCGACCCTGTACCTGAAGTTCGGCACCCTGATGCGGTGCGAGGTCGACAACGAGGGCGCGCGCGTCCTCTGAGTCACTCGCTCAGCGTGAAGAGCTGGTCGTCCTCGCCCACGTCAAAGAGACCGGCGCGGGCGCCCGCATCCAGCCAGCCGTGGGCGTAGTTGATGTTCGCCAGCGCCTTCTCCAGCTCTCCCTGATCCCGGAAGTGCTTCGCGTCCTCGTAGTAGGCTCGGGCCATGGCCAGGAAGTCCTCCGCGACCTTCCGCAGGTGGGAGCGCTTCGGGGATGCGATCTTGATCTTGGACAAGGCGCGCTCCGTGAGGCCGATGTCCTTATTGACCAGGGCCGCGAGGTCCACGTGCCGCGATGGCGGGGCGCCCGCAAAACCCTTTGGCCGACGCCAGGAACCCAGAAATAGCTGCGGCGACATGCCCCGCAAACCGGCGGGGGTCCCGCCGTCCGGGAGGGGAAACGCGTGGGCAGGGCTCGTCTCGCGGCCGTGGGTGCGCTGATCGTCGCGGCGCTCATACTCCAGGTGGCAGCACTCCTTACCGCCGTCGGAACGGCCTCGGCCGCTCCTACGTTTGCGGACGAGCAGGCATTCCCCGGAACGGGCGCGTACTGGGAGCCGACCGTCGCCGTCGACCCCTCCTCTTCGTACGTCTACCAGGCGGTCACGTACATCAACGCCTCGAAGACCTGCTCGGGCTGTCCGGTGACCGCCATCTTCGTCCGCGCCTCACCCGATGGTGGCTTGACCTGGGGCGCGGCCCACCCGATCTACCTCGCGGGGGGGAAAGGATGGCAGTACGACCCGCAGCTCCAGGTATCCGCGGACGGCACGGTCTACGCGGTCTTCCTGCAGAAGTACGATCCCGGGAGCGTCCTGTTCCGATCGACGGACCACGGGACCACCTGGTCGGGACCCTTCACGATGAACGGAGCGCTCCCGTACAACGACAAGCCCATCCTGGAGATCTCGCCCGACGGCAAGGACGTCTACGTGGCGTTCAACGTGAAGACCGCGTCCTACCTCGCCGTGTCCCACGACTACGGTGCGACGTTCACCCAGATGCAAACGAGCAACGAGAGCCTCTGGTGGTACACCTACGGCGGGGCGTACGATTCTTCCGACGGGAGCGCGTACTTCGCCCAGGTCGGCGAGTCGGGCAAGATCACGAACAGCGGCAGCAACGCGATCACGAACAAGGCGCAGATCCTGGGGCCGCAGAAGATCTTCGTCCTGAGGGTGGATCATGCGGGGACGAGCTGGACGAACACGTTCGTGGACTCGAGCGCGGCGCCCACGCCGTGCGCGATCTCCAAGTGTTACGGAGACTACTTCGCGGCCCAGGCGTCCGTCGCGGTTGATCCCATGGGCACCCTCCTGTTCGCGTACACGGCGAACGGGGTGGACGGGGCCGCGAAAGCCCTCTACGTGCGCAGCTCATCCGATGGGGTCCACTGGGGGGGCCGCGCCGTCGTGAACGGCTTCGGGGACAGCAACTTCCCCGCCGTGGCCGGGGGTCTCACCGCAGGCGACTTCCGCCTCGCGTGGCAGGACAACCGCAACAACGCCTGTTGGAATTGCGGAGGCCTCGGTGACTGGAACACCTGGTACACACGCACCACGGACGGCGGCGCCACATGGATCCCGGCCGTGCGGTTGTCGAATCTGGGGGCCGGCGCCCCCTACAAGACTCCCCAAGGATACGCGTTCCCCGACGGCGACTACTTCGGACTCGCGGTGAACCCGAAGACAGGCACGAATTACCTGATCTGGGGCGAGGCGGACGGGTCGTCCATCTACTGCTGCGGGGGCGCGTGGTACACGAGCGGCTTGTGACGGTCAGTCCTCGATGACCTTGACGCTCTCGCCGCCGTGCTTTGTCTCCCGCGGGCGGACCTCGACCATGAGCGGCATCTGCAGCCCGCCGCCCGTCATGATCGACACCCCAATCGGCAGCCGAGAGATCTCCTCGGCCATCGCGGTCGTGAGACCTTCGACGCTCGCGACGATTGCCTTGAGGTCGTTCGGGTTCGTGACCTTGAGGATGATTTGCGTGTTGCACTGGCTCAACACGTTCTTGTCGATCTTCGCGGCGCGCTGCGTAATCACGAGTAGGCCGAGGCCGAACTTGCGCCCCTCCGAGGCGAGGGTGCGGAAGATCTTGGACGAGGCCACCTGACCGACCTGTGGGCAGAAGTTGTGGCTCTCCTCGACCACGAGCATCATGGGCGGGATGCGCCCCACCTTGCGCAGCTCGAACATCGCGGTCGCAAGGCGATTCACCACGAGCTCCTGGATGTCCGGCGCGACCCCCTTCAGGTTGATGATCGTAGTCTTCCCCTTGACCACGAGCTCGTCGATCCGGGTGCCCTCCTGGGCGAAGATCTCGACCTCGCTCAGGTACTCGAGCTCGTCGATCAGGGAGCCGTTCGTGGGGTCTTCGTCGCGCTCGAGCACGCGGATGATGTCCCGGATCGTGTAGTTCTTCGTCGCGACGCGGAGCGTGTCGAGCGCCTTGCGGAGGGCCGTGAGGTGCGTCCGCACCTTCCCCGATCCGGTCAAGGAGATGATGTCCCGGGCGTCCAGGTTGCTCAGGGTGAACTTGAGCGGACGCGCCCCGTTGTTCACCTTGGTGTCCGGGGAGAAGACCTGGATCATGTCCGCGTAGGCGCGCGGCTCGACGTGGAAACGGCCGCTGTGGTCCGAGGCCTTGGACCGCTCACGCAGCGTGTCGTACTCCCCGTGGGGGTCGATGATCACCGTGGTCACCTTGTGCTTCATGAGTTCCTCGATGATTACGCCGGCCACGTAGGACTTGCCGCCGCCCGTCTTCGCGAGGATGGAGACGTGCTTCTGGGCCATCGCGTTGATGTCCAGGTACACGGGGACATCGTGGCCCGCCAGCAAGCCCACGTAGGCCCCGTGCTTCTTGTCCTCCGTGAGCCCGATGACCTCCTCGATCGTGGCCTTCTCGGCCTTGCGGACGGGCTCGCCGGCGCGGAACGGCGTCCGCGGCACCTGGAGCAGGCCCCGGTCGTCGCGGTACCCGATCACGGACACCTGGGCGGAGACGCGCTCCTCGATGGGCACGGCCTCGGCTTCCTCGGTCATCGCCCGGTCCAGGGACAAATCCGTCTTGCGCTCGATCTCGTCCACGCGGCCGAGGACCGTGCCGCACGTCTCGTGATGGACCTGAACGAAGTCGTAGCGGTCAACGGGGAAGACGACGGAGCAGCGGAAGGACGTCGACCCGACGTCTCCGTAGATCACGCCAATGAAACCCTCTTCGCCGTGGCGAGAGGATACCTTAGAATGAACCGCGGATTCCATGCGTGCATCCCATGGACGGCGCGATAACCGGAGGTGGACTTAAAAACATTTGTCCACGATGGGCGCGCACAGGAGTGGATCCCTCGCCGCGGTGAGAATCGACGCTGATATTCCTAGGGGCTTGGTTCAAGTCGGCTTCACTCCCTCCGGGCACCGGCATGTTGGGTCGGTCGGGAGAATCCTCACTCGAATTCGTCTTCGGACGCGCCTTCCTGGTCGCGCTCGAGCGGGGAAACCTCTCGGCGGCCACGGCATTCGCGCGCGCGTTCCTGGAGCAGCACGCCCCGACGTCGGGGGATTCCGACCTCACCGCCGAGCGAGGCGTCGCCTGATCGTCGCGACGGAAGTCTGAGCCACTTCCTCGGCGGGTCCCCGTCCGTCCTGGACCGCGAACCTCCGGCTCTTCGCGAGGGCGTCGTAGTTCCGGGCCACCCTCCGGAGGAACGCGAGTTCCTCGAACCGCACCTTCGCGGGACGATCCGCGATTCGACGAAGGCCGAGCTCCGCAGGAATCCGCAGCAAGATCGTGAGGTTGGGCCGGAGGAGCCAGGGTTCGCTGATCCCGCGGAGGAACGGGATGGGGCGGGGCACGATCCCCCGGAGGCGCGCACCCTGGTACGCATACGTCGAGTCCGCGTACCGGTCGCTGATGACGACCTCGCCCCCGTCGAGGTGCTGCCGGATCTCCGTCTGGTGGGCCGCCCGGTCCGCGAGGAAAAGGAAGGACTCCGCCAGAGGGCCCACGTCGTCCGCGTACGAGCGCCGGACCGCCTCCCCCGTCCAGTGCCTCGTCGGCTCCCCGGTCAGGAAGACGCGCTCCCCGGACGAACGCAGAATCTCGGCCACGCGGCGGCTCACGGTCGTCTTTCCGGAACCGTCGATTCCCTCGAAGGTGACGAAACCGCGGAGCACCGGCGCGGCAATGGGAGGCGAGCGGATTAAGGCGTCGACGGGGCGTGTCGCCGAAGCCGTGACCCAATGTTTTTATAGAGTCCAACAACTCCTCGGCCGCGCCGCCTTCCAGGGAGGAGGAGACCATCGCGTGGAAGCTCAAGCCGGACACTCGAAGCCTGTCTCAGGGAGGCGACCGAGATGCTCGCTGTCGACGGTGCCACGCCCGCATCGTCCTCTCGCCGGATGACCGGCGCCAGGGTTTCTGCTTCGACTGCTACGACTCCCTGGAGATCCACCGGAACGCGACGTTCTAGTCCGTCGCCTGCCCCATGAGCTCGCGCTGCCGCGCCTGGCGCTGGCGCTTCCAGCGCTTGAGGTCCTCGTCGATCCACGCCTTGGGCCGTCCCTGGGCCGCGAGCCAGTCCACGTTGGGCTTGTGCACGATGTCCCAGAACCGGAGGGCGCGCTCCACCTCCTCGGTCACATCGTCCGCGGCGGGCCCCGCCTCCTCCTCGACGCGGCCGCCCACCTCCCACGCCCACGCCTTGAGGTCCTCCAGGAGGCCCGACTTCTTCGCCCCCTGCCAGACCAATGCGGCGCCGCGCAACACGTCGTGCGCCTCGTCGCGCTCGTACGCGGCGGAGACCCGCTCCGCTCGGCTGGTCCAGAGCGGATGGTCCAAGGTGCCTTGCCAGCGGAGCCCGTGCTTTGCCAGAATCCGCTTGAACGCCTCCTTGTGCTTCGAATACGCCTCTCCGGTAAGCTCGAAGCGGAAGCGCATGCGGCGGAACGAGAGCGCGTGCGAGCATTTACGGCTTTCGCGCGGCGACCGTGCAGCGGAGCGTGCCGACGCTCGGGATCTCCGCGTCGAGCACATCCCCCGGGACGATGGGCCACACGCCTTCCGGGGTGCCGGTGGCCAGCAGGTCCCCGGGCTCGAGGCGCATCACCCGCGAGATCGCCGCCAGGGTCTCGGGGATCCGGAAGACCATGTACTTCGTGTTCGAGTCCTGCCGCAAAGTCCCGTTCACCCGGAGGCGGATCGGGAGGTCGTGAGGGTCCCGCACGGCGTCCGCGGTCACCGGAGCCGAGATCGGTCCGAACGTGTCGTACCCCTTCGCCGCGGCCCAGGGCTGACCCTCCTTTCGTGCCTGTCCCTGGAGGTCCCGTCCCGTGATGTCGAAGAAGACCGCATACCCCGCGACGCACGCCATGGCCTCGGAGGGCGTGAGATCGTGCCCGCCGCGGCCCAGGATCGCGACCAACTCCGTCTCCACGTCCACGCGCCCGATGTCCGTGGGCATGCGGATCTCGCCGCCTCCCGGGAGGAGGCACGACGGGGGCTTGAGGAAGAACACGGGCGTCGTGGGAATACGGCCACCCATCTCCTTCGCATGCTCCGCGTAGTTTCGGGCCAGGCAGAGGATCTTCGAGACGACCAGCGGCTTTCCGTTGACTTCCAGGGTGTGCGGCATCGCGTCACCTCGCGGGTACGGGTCGACGAGAGACCAGCTTTCGGCGGACCAGGGTGATCGCCGTCACGGCGAACAGCACCGCGGCAAAGAACTCGACGTAGTCGATGAGACCGCCCAGGAGACCCGGGTAGAGCGTGCCCAGGTTCGCGGTGAAGTTGAACAGGGCGTGCATGATCACCGCGAAGAAGTAGAACGGCAGGTAGCCGTACCGGCGGCCGCCCAGCCAGCTCGTCGTAAGGCCGTACCCGACCACGGCGCTCGCGCTCGCGTGGAGCAAGGAGGACGAGAACGAGCGGACGGCGATGACCAGGAGGGACGCGGACGGGTCCAACCCCTGCTCGGACAGAGCCACCCACGCGGAGAGACCGTAGAGGAGGTTCTCCATCGCGCTGAATCCGAACCCCGCCGCGGCGCCGTACACCAATCCGTCCGTGGCGGAGCGGACGCTGTCCCGCGCCGAACGAACCCCGAGGCCCTTCGCGGCCTCCTCCACGAACGGCGCCGCGACCAGGAACCCGAACACCTTGGACGGGGCCATCGCGAAGTGGCTGGCGAGGTACGCGTACAGGGGCCCGATCTCCATGGCCGCGGAGGTCAGGACGAGCTCGAAGATCAGGGCGATCACGACGCTCACGAAGGCCCCCCAGCCGAACACGCGCAGGACGACCTTGATCGGCTCGCGTCCGTACCGGGGCGTGTTGCGGATCCACCACACGAAGAAGAGCGGGAGCGCGAAGGACGAAACCACCATGACCACTAGGAAGGTCGGGGAGATCGGGGGGACGGCCATGGCTCGCCCCGATCAGCGGTCCTTGGCAATCGACACGGACTCGTTGAGCTTCGCGTGCGCCGCGGCGAGGCGGGCGACTGGGACGCGGTAGGGCGAGCAGGACACGTAGTTCAGCCCGATCTCGTGGCACAGCTCGATGCTCGACGGGTCGCCTCCGTGCTCTCCGCAGATCCCGACCTCCAGGGCGGGACGCACTTTGCGGCCCTTCTGGACGCACATCCGCATGAGCTGGCCGACGCCTTCCCGGTCAATCGTCTGGAACGGATTGAATGGCAGGATCTTGCGTTCCACGTAGGAGAGGAGGAACTTCCCCTCGGCATCGTCGCGGCTGTACCCGAAGGTCGTCTGCGTCAGGTCGTTCGTGCCGAAGGAGAAGAACTCTGCGTGCTCCGCGATCTCGTCCGCGGTCAGAGCGGCCCGCGGGATCTCGATCATGGTCCCGAACTTGTAGTCCACGCTCGTGCCCTCGCGCTCCATGACCTTCTTGGCCTCGGACTCAAGGGCCTGGCGCTGATTCTCCAGCTCATGCACGTGGCCAACGAGCGGGATCATGATTTCCGGATGGACGTCAACGCCGTCCTTCTTGAGCTGGCACGCAGCCTCGAAAATCGCGCGCACCTGCATCTCGGTGATCTCCGGATACGTAATGCCCAGTCGGCATCCTCGGAGCCCGAGCATCGGGTTGGCCTCCTTGGTCGCGGCAACCGCAGCGAGGAGGCGCTCTTTCTCGGGTAGGAGCGCCTCGATGCCTCGCGAGAGATCTCCGTTCCCGGCCTTTCTGATCTCGTCCAAGAAGTCCGCATCCTCCCGGGACGAGGCGGTCTCCGTCAGGAGGCGTGGGTTCGCGCGGGCCAGGTTGAGCTTGGTGACCTGCACGAGGAGAGTGTCGTAGCTCGGGAGGAACTCGTGGAGCGGCGGGTCGATGAGCCGGATGATTACCGGAAGACCGGCCATCGCCCGAAGGATGCCGACGAAATCATCCTTCTGCAGCCGACCGAGTTTCTCCAGAGAACCGAGGTAGCGGCGCGACAGGTCCTCAAGCGACGGTTCCGTCAATGCCATCTTCTTGTCCAACTCGGGACGCTTGTCCTCCCTGGCCGACTCCCGCTCCGCCTTCAGCGACGCCATCTGCGCGGCGGTCCTTCGGTAGTCGGGTGCCGCGAGAATCATCTCGTGGACGATGGGCAGGCGGTCGGTCTCGAAGAACATGTGCTCCGTGCGGCAGAGGCCGATGCCCTGGGCCCCGAACTTCCGAGCCCGTTGCGCGTCCCGCGGGTAGTCCGCGTTGGCCCACACCTGGAGTCGGCGCTGCTCGTCCGCCCACGAGAGCAGGATCTTCAGGTCGGCCTCCCGGTCGTAGTCGGGCTCAATCGTGCGGATGGGTCCGTCGAACACCTCGCCGGTGGTACCGTCGATCGAGATGAAATCGCCCCGGCGGACGACCTTGTCGCCCACGCGGAACTCCCCCGCCTGGTAGTCGATGCGGAGGACCTCGCAACCCGCGACGCAGGGGAGGCCGAGGCCCCGGGCCACGACCGCGGCGTGGCTCGTGGCCCCGCCGTGGGCCGTGAGGATGCCCTTCGAGTGGAGCATCCCGTGGACGTCATCCGGCGACGTCTCCGTGCGGACGAGGACCACGGACTTCTTCTCATCCCGGCCAAGTCGTTCCGCCTCGTCCGGATCGAAGGAGACGTATCCCGAGGCCGCCCCGGGAGACGCGTTGAGACCCTTCGCGAGATACCGTCCCTCCCGGGCCGCGGCCTTCTTCGCCTCCTCGTCGAAGCGCGGCAGCAGGAGATGAATCACATGGAGAGGTTCGACTCGGAGGAGGGCCTCCTCCTTGCGGATGAGACCTTCGCCGACCATGTCGACCGCGATCTTCACCGCGGCCTGCGCGGTGCGTTTGGCCGTCCGCGTCTGGAGCATGTAGAGCTTCCCGCGCTCCACCGTGAACTCGACGTCCTGCACGTCCCGGTAGTGCGTTTCCAGGAGCGCGGCGATCCGGGCGAACTGTTCGTACACGTGGGGCGCATGCTCTTTCAGGTCGGCGATCTTGAGCGGCGTCCGGATGCCCGCGACCACGTCCTCGCCCTGGGCGTTCGAGAGGTACTCCCCGTAGAGCGTCTTCTCCCCCGTGCTCGGGTCTCGGGTGAATGCGACGCCGGTTCCTGAGTCCGCGCCCATGTTCCCGAAGACCATGGTCTGGACGTTCGCCGCGGTCCCGAGGTTGTGGGGGATCTTGTTGAAGTTGCGGTAGTCCACCGCGCGCTTCCCGTTCCAGGAGCGAAAGACCGCTCCGATGGCCTCCCGGAGCTGGTCCTTCGGCGTCTGCGGGAACTCCTCGTGGAGCTCGGACCGGTACAGCGCCTTGTAGTCCTCAACCACGGCGCGGAGCATGTCTGCGGTGAGGTCCGTGTCCTTCTTGCCTTCGGTCTTCTCCTTATACTGCTGCAGGATGGCCTCGAACTTGCGGGCGTCGAGGTCCTTCACGATCCGGCCGAACATGGACAGCAGGCGGCGGTAGGAGTCCCACGCCCAGCGCTCGTTCCCGGCCATCCGAGCCAAGGCGACGACCGTCTCGTCGTTCAGCCCGACGTTGAGCACGGTGTCCATCATCCCGGGCATGGAGAACTTCGCGCCGCTCCGCACGGAGACCAGGAGCGGGTTCGTCGGGTCCCCGAACCTCCGGCCAGCCCCTGCCTCCGTAGTGGCCAGGGCCTCCTCCACCTGCTTCAGGAGGCCGGGCGGGAAGCGACCGCTTCGGCTGAACGCGTTGCACGCCTTCGTCGTGATCGTGAACCCGGGCGGCACGGGGAGACCGAGGCGCGTCATCTCCGCGAGTCCCGCGCCTTTGCCGCCGAGCAGATCACGCATCGAGGCGTCGCCTTCGCTGAACAAATAGACGTACTTGGGCAGGATGCAACCCCCGGTTGCCTTCCGTAGTCGGGCGGCCTATATAACGGCTTTTCGGACGGCCTCGGACGTGGGGCGGTCAGGCCAAGCCCTGGAGCCGCTCGAGGAGCTGGGCGCAGCGGACGATGGCCACGAGGCCGTACAGCTGGTGGAGGAGGCTGACCTTCGCGTGGAGGTCGACCCCGGGCGAATCCAGCTTCGCGAAGAGCGCGTCGATCGCGTCCCGGGCCTCGCGGATCGACGCCAAGTCCTCCGAGGACCGGAAGTCACGCGCCAGGCCCCACAGGGCATCCCGGACGGACAGCGCGTTCGCTTTGTACGTCCCCTCCAGGACCGCCTCGCTCCCCGCGACGTACTGGCGGCTCGCGAGGAACATGAGGCCCTCGGACAGCCCGCTCATCA contains:
- a CDS encoding DUF357 domain-containing protein, whose translation is MDLAALVNKDIGLTERALSKIKIASPKRSHLRKVAEDFLAMARAYYEDAKHFRDQGELEKALANINYAHGWLDAGARAGLFDVGEDDQLFTLSE
- a CDS encoding sialidase family protein, whose product is MGRARLAAVGALIVAALILQVAALLTAVGTASAAPTFADEQAFPGTGAYWEPTVAVDPSSSYVYQAVTYINASKTCSGCPVTAIFVRASPDGGLTWGAAHPIYLAGGKGWQYDPQLQVSADGTVYAVFLQKYDPGSVLFRSTDHGTTWSGPFTMNGALPYNDKPILEISPDGKDVYVAFNVKTASYLAVSHDYGATFTQMQTSNESLWWYTYGGAYDSSDGSAYFAQVGESGKITNSGSNAITNKAQILGPQKIFVLRVDHAGTSWTNTFVDSSAAPTPCAISKCYGDYFAAQASVAVDPMGTLLFAYTANGVDGAAKALYVRSSSDGVHWGGRAVVNGFGDSNFPAVAGGLTAGDFRLAWQDNRNNACWNCGGLGDWNTWYTRTTDGGATWIPAVRLSNLGAGAPYKTPQGYAFPDGDYFGLAVNPKTGTNYLIWGEADGSSIYCCGGAWYTSGL
- a CDS encoding ATP-binding protein, with amino-acid sequence MIYGDVGSTSFRCSVVFPVDRYDFVQVHHETCGTVLGRVDEIERKTDLSLDRAMTEEAEAVPIEERVSAQVSVIGYRDDRGLLQVPRTPFRAGEPVRKAEKATIEEVIGLTEDKKHGAYVGLLAGHDVPVYLDINAMAQKHVSILAKTGGGKSYVAGVIIEELMKHKVTTVIIDPHGEYDTLRERSKASDHSGRFHVEPRAYADMIQVFSPDTKVNNGARPLKFTLSNLDARDIISLTGSGKVRTHLTALRKALDTLRVATKNYTIRDIIRVLERDEDPTNGSLIDELEYLSEVEIFAQEGTRIDELVVKGKTTIINLKGVAPDIQELVVNRLATAMFELRKVGRIPPMMLVVEESHNFCPQVGQVASSKIFRTLASEGRKFGLGLLVITQRAAKIDKNVLSQCNTQIILKVTNPNDLKAIVASVEGLTTAMAEEISRLPIGVSIMTGGGLQMPLMVEVRPRETKHGGESVKVIED
- the tmk gene encoding dTMP kinase, producing the protein MLRGFVTFEGIDGSGKTTVSRRVAEILRSSGERVFLTGEPTRHWTGEAVRRSYADDVGPLAESFLFLADRAAHQTEIRQHLDGGEVVISDRYADSTYAYQGARLRGIVPRPIPFLRGISEPWLLRPNLTILLRIPAELGLRRIADRPAKVRFEELAFLRRVARNYDALAKSRRFAVQDGRGPAEEVAQTSVATIRRRLARR
- a CDS encoding fumarylacetoacetate hydrolase family protein, with translation MPHTLEVNGKPLVVSKILCLARNYAEHAKEMGGRIPTTPVFFLKPPSCLLPGGGEIRMPTDIGRVDVETELVAILGRGGHDLTPSEAMACVAGYAVFFDITGRDLQGQARKEGQPWAAAKGYDTFGPISAPVTADAVRDPHDLPIRLRVNGTLRQDSNTKYMVFRIPETLAAISRVMRLEPGDLLATGTPEGVWPIVPGDVLDAEIPSVGTLRCTVAARKP
- a CDS encoding PrsW family glutamic-type intramembrane protease — translated: MAVPPISPTFLVVMVVSSFALPLFFVWWIRNTPRYGREPIKVVLRVFGWGAFVSVVIALIFELVLTSAAMEIGPLYAYLASHFAMAPSKVFGFLVAAPFVEEAAKGLGVRSARDSVRSATDGLVYGAAAGFGFSAMENLLYGLSAWVALSEQGLDPSASLLVIAVRSFSSSLLHASASAVVGYGLTTSWLGGRRYGYLPFYFFAVIMHALFNFTANLGTLYPGLLGGLIDYVEFFAAVLFAVTAITLVRRKLVSRRPVPAR
- the ppdK gene encoding pyruvate, phosphate dikinase, producing MPKYVYLFSEGDASMRDLLGGKGAGLAEMTRLGLPVPPGFTITTKACNAFSRSGRFPPGLLKQVEEALATTEAGAGRRFGDPTNPLLVSVRSGAKFSMPGMMDTVLNVGLNDETVVALARMAGNERWAWDSYRRLLSMFGRIVKDLDARKFEAILQQYKEKTEGKKDTDLTADMLRAVVEDYKALYRSELHEEFPQTPKDQLREAIGAVFRSWNGKRAVDYRNFNKIPHNLGTAANVQTMVFGNMGADSGTGVAFTRDPSTGEKTLYGEYLSNAQGEDVVAGIRTPLKIADLKEHAPHVYEQFARIAALLETHYRDVQDVEFTVERGKLYMLQTRTAKRTAQAAVKIAVDMVGEGLIRKEEALLRVEPLHVIHLLLPRFDEEAKKAAAREGRYLAKGLNASPGAASGYVSFDPDEAERLGRDEKKSVVLVRTETSPDDVHGMLHSKGILTAHGGATSHAAVVARGLGLPCVAGCEVLRIDYQAGEFRVGDKVVRRGDFISIDGTTGEVFDGPIRTIEPDYDREADLKILLSWADEQRRLQVWANADYPRDAQRARKFGAQGIGLCRTEHMFFETDRLPIVHEMILAAPDYRRTAAQMASLKAERESAREDKRPELDKKMALTEPSLEDLSRRYLGSLEKLGRLQKDDFVGILRAMAGLPVIIRLIDPPLHEFLPSYDTLLVQVTKLNLARANPRLLTETASSREDADFLDEIRKAGNGDLSRGIEALLPEKERLLAAVAATKEANPMLGLRGCRLGITYPEITEMQVRAIFEAACQLKKDGVDVHPEIMIPLVGHVHELENQRQALESEAKKVMEREGTSVDYKFGTMIEIPRAALTADEIAEHAEFFSFGTNDLTQTTFGYSRDDAEGKFLLSYVERKILPFNPFQTIDREGVGQLMRMCVQKGRKVRPALEVGICGEHGGDPSSIELCHEIGLNYVSCSPYRVPVARLAAAHAKLNESVSIAKDR